From Primulina huaijiensis isolate GDHJ02 chromosome 15, ASM1229523v2, whole genome shotgun sequence, one genomic window encodes:
- the LOC140959889 gene encoding kinesin-like protein KIN-12E, with protein MPLISNFESSALRTRLGQLSDPSDSTSVLMKSSSSPELLLKSVSKDPTLLQDSSHKGKSSKDDEIVSYASGRSFEFREDPSFWKEHSVQVIIRTRPLSGTEISIQGSNKCVKQESSQTIMWTGHPETRFTFDYVADENVSQEALFKVAGVPMVENCMEGYNSCMFAYGQTGSGKTHTMLGDIEGGTRRHSINCGMIPRIFEYLFSRIQKDKDTRREEKLKFTCKCSFLEIYNEQIIDLLDPSSVNLQIREDTKKGVYVDNLTEVEVTSAREVIQQLIQGAANRKVAATNMNIASSRSHSVFTCITESKWESQGVTHHRFARLNLVDLAGSERQKSSGAEGERLKEASNINKSLSTLGLVIMNLVSISNGKSVHVPYRDSKLTFLLQDSLGGNAKTIIIANISPSISCSLETLSTLKFAQRAKFIKNHAIVNEDASGDVLALRLENQNLKKEVSRLRSLVNGGAESHDDDVLSVPFPGSPGPFKWDGLHGFSSPLISDKKMTHKKEYEVALVGAFRREKDKDTVLQALAAENQAALRLVKQREDEIHELKMRLRFRESGLKRLEAVASGKISAEIHLLKEKEEHLKEIEVLRAQVDRNQDATRFAMENLRLKEEVKRLKSFVEEGEQERMSEQIIILENKLLEALEWKLMHETDPTNNQESASPWRSSINEENEFLRIQAIQNQSELDSLRKKLDLCADEKEKLERQVIDLAKELEAQKLSKNTLAEGGVQKGLADFPFSLNDHIPNIGQSDPLELKTMVDAIASASQREAEAHEMAIFLSKENDELRMKLKVLIDDNNKLIDLYERVAAENNKRSSDETEEHNCHPAKVAEQKELEMKIEFANLKHQLAEMHEENDKLLSLYEKAMRERDEYKRVIASDQHKNIDNKQDLSCQEKLVDIDGGPCLRFCDSSISITDIFKREEKGFVNPVQMIEDLMEETCLNESNSHIDSKQSLDEVMKNDESEPCDQERMEIDELKLPIELEDSNMLIKNTDENCRAGTNLEMQDKLPIIPLDVPKDLNLIRNKLVEAQEKLSYSAEMVSMFGSLERAMVREDVLSEEIGKLDILFQAKQQECASLKLLFSELQERKGLFNKKLLALRNSLTSFSSSFSYFEQLEAQARTSLNTSLQHQFERKEKLTRLEASKDELTNSILKLKQSETQLKSRIEQLRLKMDEENRKLENDKVLFAIDNVEKTASDTAKKNWQLSGKATDLLNSEEQKTKLQNLIKQDKEKLVDTRKETETVKERLEKVNNKMQTLELEVQKENLFVEELARKLQGITEEKEMLLKVKENGGHELEYIILEYYQCLFEADVKEEEMKMMDDELVEETRKIEGLHRAKAEATSRKKQMLEAMACSSCYVSEKVEADVRNVQLSIEELNSLLKKM; from the exons ATGCCGTTAATTTCCAATTTCGAGTCGAGCGCACTCAGAACCCGTTTGGGCCAACTCTCCGATCCGTCGGACTCCACCTCTGTGCTAATGAAAAGCTCCAGCTCCCCGGAACTTTTGTTGAAATCAGTTTCTAAAGATCCTACCTTGCTGCAGGATTCTTCTCACAAAGGCAAGTCATCCAAAGATGACGAAATCGTATCCTACGCCAGTGGCAGGAGTTTTGAGTTCCGAGAAGACCCTTCCTTTTGGAAAGAGCATAGCGTTCAG GTCATAATCCGAACTCGACCTTTGAGCGGTACAGAGATATCAATTCAAGGGAGCAATAAATGTGTTAAACAAGAAAGTTCCCAGACAATTATGTGGACGGGACATCCAGAGACACGATTCACCTTTGACTATGTGGCTGACGAAAATGTTAGCCAG GAAGCGCTCTTTAAAGTAGCTGGGGTTCCAATGGTGGAGAATTGCATGGAAGGATATAATAGCTGCATGTTTGCTTATGGGCAA ACTGGTAGTGGGAAAACTCACACAATGCTTGGAGATATTGAGGGGGGTACTCGGAGACATAGCATTAATTGTGGGATGATACCTAGAATCTTTGAATATTTATTCTCCAGAATTCAAAAG GACAAAGACACTCGTAGGGAGGAAAAACTGAAATTTACATGTAAATGTTCTTTCCTAGAGATTTACAATGAACAAATCATTGATCTTTTAGATCCTTCATCTGTCAACTTACAG ATAAGAGAAGACACTAAGAAAGGTGTTTATGTTGACAATCTTACTGAGGTAGAAGTTACGAGTGCTCGAGAAGTGATCCAACAACTTATTCAG GGCGCAGCAAATAGAAAAGTAGCCGCCACTAACATGAATATTGCTAGTAGCCGTTCTCATAGCGTGTTCACATGTATAACGGAGAGTAAG TGGGAATCCCAGGGGGTGACTCATCATCGTTTTGCTCGGCTTAATCTTGTGGATTTAGCTGGATCTGAAAG GCAAAAAAGCTCCGGTGCAGAAGGTGAACGTTTAAAGGAAGCTAGTAACATCAACAAATCACTTTCTACACTGGG ACTTGTGATAATGAATCTTGTGAGCATTTCCAATGGGAAGTCAGTCCATGTTCCTTATAGAGACTCCAAACTGACATTTTTGCTTCAG GATTCGCTAGGAGGAAATGCCAAAACAATTATTATTGCAAATATCAGCCCCTCCATAAG CTGCTCACTGGAGACTTTGAGCACTTTAAAGTTTGCTCAACGTGCCAAGTTTATAAAAAATCAT GCTATTGTAAATGAAGATGCTTCTGGAGATGTGCTGGCTTTGAGGCTTGAGAACCAAAATCTCAAG AAAGAAGTATCTCGTTTGCGAAGTCTAGTCAATGGAGGAGCTGAAAGCCATGATGATGATGTCTTATCAGTACCCTTTCCAGGATCTCCAGGTCCCTTTAAATGGGATGGGCTTCATGGATTTTCAAGTCCTCTTATATCTGATAAGAAGATGACACAT AAAAAAGAGTATGAAGTTGCCCTTGTCGGAGCTTTCCGGAGGGAAAAAGATAAAGATACAGTACTGCAGGCATTGGCAGCAGAGAATCAGGCAGCATTGCGGTTG GTGAAACAGAGAGAAGATGAGATTCATGAGTTGAAAATGAGATTAAGATTTCGAGAAAGTGGATTAAAAAGACTAGAAGCTGTTGCTTCTGGAAAGATCTCTGCCGAGATTCACTTGCTGAAAGAAAAAGAGgaacatttaaaagaaatagagGTACTACGTGCTCAGGTAGACCGTAACCAGGATGCAACAAGATTTGCTATGGAGAATTTACGCTTAAAAGAAGAGGTTAAAAG GCTGAAGTCGTTTGTTGAGGAAGGTGAACAGGAAAGAATGAGTGAACAAATTATTATCCTAGAAAACAAG TTGCTTGAAGCTCTTGAATGGAAACTCATGCATGAAACAGATCCCACAAACAATCAG GAATCTGCATCACCTTGGCGCTCCTCAATTAACGAGGAGAATGAGTTTTTGCGCATTCAG GCAATTCAGAATCAGTCAGAGCTTGACTCACTTCGCAAGAAACTCGACTTGTGTGCTGATGAAAAAGAAAAGTTAGAGAG gcAAGTAATTGACTTGGCTAAAGAGCTCGAGGCTCAGAAACTATCCAAAAACACCTTAGCCGAAGGAGGAGTGCAGAAGGGACTAGCTGACTTTCCTTTTTCATTGAATGATCACATCCCTAATATTGGGCAAAGCGATCCATTGGAACTTAAAACGATGGTCGATGCAATTGCATCTGCCAGCCAAAGAGAAGCAGAAGCACATGAAATGGCAATTTTCTTGTCCAAAGAGAATGACGAGTTGAGGATGAAACTTAAGGTCTTAATTGACGATAACAATAAACTTATTGATTTGTATGAGAGAGTGGCAGCTGAAAACAATAAAAGGAGCTCAGATGAAACTGAAGAACACAACTGCCACCCTGCTAAAGTAGCTGAACAGAAGGAACTGGAGATGAAAATAGAGTTTGCGAATCTAAAGCATCAACTTGCCGAAATGCATGAAGAAAATGATAAATTGTTGAGTCTATATGAGAAGGCCATGCGAGAGAGGGATGAGTATAAAAGAGTTATTGCTTCTGATCAACATAAAAACATAGACAATAAACAAGATTTGAGCTGTCAGGAAAAGCTTGTTGACATTGATGGAGGCCCATGTCTCAGGTTTTGTGACAGTTCTATTTCCATCACGGATATATTCAAGAGGGAAGAAAAGGGTTTTGTTAATCCAGTGCAAATGATTGAGGATTTGATGGAGGAAACTTGTCTGAATGAATCTAACTCGCACATAGATAGTAAGCAATCTCTTGATGAAGTCATGAAGAATGACGAGTCTGAACCATGTGATCAAGAAAGAATGGAAATAGATGAGCTAAAATTACCCATAGAACTAGAAGACAGCAACATGTTGATAAAGAACACTGATGAAAATTGTCGTGCAGGAACCAATTTGGAGATGCAAGACAAGTTGCCAATCATTCCTTTGGACGTACctaaagatttaaatttaataagaaATAAGCTTGTTGAGGCACAAGAAAAGCTTTCATACTCCGCAGAAATGGTAAGTATGTTTGGTTCACTTGAGAGAGCAATGGTCCGTGAAGATGTTCTTTCAGAAGAAATTGGCAAATTGGATATCCTTTTTCAGGCAAAGCAGCAAGAATGTGCATCGCTCAAACTCCTTTTTTCAGAGCTTCAGGAGAGAAAAGGCCTGtttaacaagaaattgttgGCTCTCAGAAACTCTTTGACaagtttttcttcttcttttagcTACTTTGAACAGCTTGAGGCTCAAGCAAGAACGAGCCTCAATACTTCTTTACAACATCAATTTGAGAGAAAAGAGAAGTTGACACGTCTTGAAGCCTCCAAGGATGAACTGACAAATTCAATTTTGAAGCTTAAACAATCCGAAACTCAGTTGAAGAGCAGGATTGAACAATTGAGATTAAAAATGGATGAAGAAAATCGGAAACTGGAAAATGATAAGGTTCTCTTTGCCATTGATAATGTTGAGAAAACTGCTAGTGACACTGCAAAAAAGAACTGGCAGCTGAGTGGCAAAGCTACCGACCTACTGAATTCTGAGGAACAGAAAACAAAGCTGCAAAATCTAATAAAGCAGGATAAAGAAAAACTCGTGGACACTCGAAAGGAAACTGAAACTGTGAAAGAGAGGTTAGAAAAAGTTAACAATAAAATGCAAACACTTGAACTGGAGGTGCAGAAAGAGAATCTGTTTGTAGAAGAGTTGGCCCGCAAGCTTCAAGGCATCactgaagaaaaagaaatgcTTTTAAAGGTCAAAGAGAATGGAGGTCACGAATTGGAGTACATTATTCTCGAATACTACCAATGCTTGTTTGAAGCAGATGTAAAGGAGGAAGAAATGAAGATGATGGACGATGAATTGGTAGAAGAAACTCGAAAAATAGAAGGTTTGCATAGAGCAAAAGCTGAAGCCACATCGAGAAAGAAGCAGATGCTTGAAGCCATGGCATGCAGTTCATGCTATGTGTCTGAAAAGGTGGAGGCAGATGTTCGTAATGTACAACTCTCAATTGAGGAACTGAACTCTTTgcttaaaaaaatgtaa
- the LOC140959855 gene encoding uncharacterized protein isoform X1 — protein sequence MKVKSLRTIEFSSDEEVGKVKYRNGTVCSSDDEEANADLSLEIIEKAMLRKRQNIPLDDGVSDIVTNLKHERKKKDKKKSRKSNGPVVSDAAEAFEIDTGFRDFCGDLFQVDNEKHVDNVKDEENPKTNKAIEISDKYVETNPVEVSDNTVLRKLLRGPRYFDPPNNSWGACYNCGEEGHTAVNCTSAKRKKPCFVCGSFEHNAKQCTKGRDCFICKKQGHRAKDCPEKYQSTKICLRCGDEGHDMFICRNSYSSDDLKNIQCYVCQRFGHLCCVKCSDPGPREVSCYRCGLSGHTGLACTGSRMDTNVPGLTHSCYKCGVEGHFARECTNSTKSTKRNRELSTPKVGSSKKKKDQMEVKSAPHDLGNKYKKQRIQYSEPTSPAQIKHRGGWTTEHPGDFHSTKSKPNYWRSPVTPNNRGSKISSSNGSYSSSSRPPKRYSDFNTDSTPYSSGNYYPHRFSASRYSNNSNDRLGRSYNRW from the exons ATGAAGGTTAAATCGTTGAGAACCATTGAATTTTCATCAGACGAAGAAGTCGGGAAGGTGAAATATCGGAACGGAACAGTGTGCAGCAGCGACGATGAAGAAGCCAACGCAGACCTCAGTCTGGAAATAATTGAAAAAGCCATGCTTCGAAAGCGTCAAAACATTCCGCTGGATGACGGGGTTTCCGATATTGTTACGAATTTGAAGCACGAGAGAAAGAAAAAGGACAAAAAGAAGAGTAGGAAGAGCAACGGACCTGTAGTTTCCGACGCTGCA GAGGCGTTTGAAATAGACACGGGTTTTCGGGATTTTTGTGGGGATTTATTTCAG GTTGATAATGAGAAGCATGTCGATAACGTGAAGGATGAAGAGAATCCCAAGACTAACAAAGCCATTGAAATTTCTGATAAATATGTCGAAACAAATCCTGTTGAGGTGTCTGACAATACAGTCCTGAGGAAGCTTCTT CGAGGGCCTAGGTACTTTGATCCTCCAAATAACAGTTGGGGAGCATGCTATAATTGTGGGGAAGAGGGGCATACAGCTGTCAACTGTACTTCTGCTAAGCGCAAGAAACCTTGCTTTGTTTGTGGGAGCTTTGAACACAATGCAAAACAGTGTACCAAG GGACGAGATTGCTTTATTTGCAAGAAACAAGGACACCGGGCAAAAGATTGCCCTGAAAAATACCAGAGCACAAAGATATGCCTAAGATGTGGAGATGAGGGTCATGATATGTTCATATGCAGGAACAGCTATTCTTCCGATGATCTCAAG AATATACAATGTTATGTTTGTCAAAGATTTGGTCATCTTTGTTGTGTAAAGTGTAGTGATCCTGGCCCAAGAGAAGTTTCCTGTTATAGGTGTGGTCTGTCAGGCCATACTGGTTTG GCTTGTACGGGTTCCCGCATGGATACAAATGTCCCAGGATTGACACATTCATGCTATAAGTGTGGTGTCGAAGGACATTTTGCTCGTGAATGCACCAACTCAACAAAG TCTACCAAGAGAAATCGTGAACTATCAACTCCTAAAGTAGGATCATCTAAGAAGAAAAAAGACCAAATGGAAGTCAAATCTGCACCTCACGACCTTGGCAACAAGTACAAAAAGCAAAGAATTCAGTACAGTGAACCCACATCACCTGCTCAAATTAAACACAGAGGTGGTTGGACCACTGAACATCCTGGAGATTTCCACAGCACCAAATCCAAACCAAATTATTGGAGATCCCCTGTAACCCCAAACAACAGAGGATCTAAGATCTCTAGTTCAAACGGCAGTTATTCTTCCAGCTCTCGTCCTCCCAAAAGATACAGTGACTTTAATACTGATTCGACGCCCTATAGTTCGGGCAATTATTATCCACACAGATTTTCAGCTTCACGGTATAGCAATAACAGTAATGACCGGTTGGGTAGAAGTTATAATCGTTGGTAG
- the LOC140959855 gene encoding uncharacterized protein isoform X2: MKVKSLRTIEFSSDEEVGKVKYRNGTVCSSDDEEANADLSLEIIEKAMLRKRQNIPLDDGVSDIVTNLKHERKKKDKKKSRKSNGPVVSDAAVDNEKHVDNVKDEENPKTNKAIEISDKYVETNPVEVSDNTVLRKLLRGPRYFDPPNNSWGACYNCGEEGHTAVNCTSAKRKKPCFVCGSFEHNAKQCTKGRDCFICKKQGHRAKDCPEKYQSTKICLRCGDEGHDMFICRNSYSSDDLKNIQCYVCQRFGHLCCVKCSDPGPREVSCYRCGLSGHTGLACTGSRMDTNVPGLTHSCYKCGVEGHFARECTNSTKSTKRNRELSTPKVGSSKKKKDQMEVKSAPHDLGNKYKKQRIQYSEPTSPAQIKHRGGWTTEHPGDFHSTKSKPNYWRSPVTPNNRGSKISSSNGSYSSSSRPPKRYSDFNTDSTPYSSGNYYPHRFSASRYSNNSNDRLGRSYNRW, from the exons ATGAAGGTTAAATCGTTGAGAACCATTGAATTTTCATCAGACGAAGAAGTCGGGAAGGTGAAATATCGGAACGGAACAGTGTGCAGCAGCGACGATGAAGAAGCCAACGCAGACCTCAGTCTGGAAATAATTGAAAAAGCCATGCTTCGAAAGCGTCAAAACATTCCGCTGGATGACGGGGTTTCCGATATTGTTACGAATTTGAAGCACGAGAGAAAGAAAAAGGACAAAAAGAAGAGTAGGAAGAGCAACGGACCTGTAGTTTCCGACGCTGCA GTTGATAATGAGAAGCATGTCGATAACGTGAAGGATGAAGAGAATCCCAAGACTAACAAAGCCATTGAAATTTCTGATAAATATGTCGAAACAAATCCTGTTGAGGTGTCTGACAATACAGTCCTGAGGAAGCTTCTT CGAGGGCCTAGGTACTTTGATCCTCCAAATAACAGTTGGGGAGCATGCTATAATTGTGGGGAAGAGGGGCATACAGCTGTCAACTGTACTTCTGCTAAGCGCAAGAAACCTTGCTTTGTTTGTGGGAGCTTTGAACACAATGCAAAACAGTGTACCAAG GGACGAGATTGCTTTATTTGCAAGAAACAAGGACACCGGGCAAAAGATTGCCCTGAAAAATACCAGAGCACAAAGATATGCCTAAGATGTGGAGATGAGGGTCATGATATGTTCATATGCAGGAACAGCTATTCTTCCGATGATCTCAAG AATATACAATGTTATGTTTGTCAAAGATTTGGTCATCTTTGTTGTGTAAAGTGTAGTGATCCTGGCCCAAGAGAAGTTTCCTGTTATAGGTGTGGTCTGTCAGGCCATACTGGTTTG GCTTGTACGGGTTCCCGCATGGATACAAATGTCCCAGGATTGACACATTCATGCTATAAGTGTGGTGTCGAAGGACATTTTGCTCGTGAATGCACCAACTCAACAAAG TCTACCAAGAGAAATCGTGAACTATCAACTCCTAAAGTAGGATCATCTAAGAAGAAAAAAGACCAAATGGAAGTCAAATCTGCACCTCACGACCTTGGCAACAAGTACAAAAAGCAAAGAATTCAGTACAGTGAACCCACATCACCTGCTCAAATTAAACACAGAGGTGGTTGGACCACTGAACATCCTGGAGATTTCCACAGCACCAAATCCAAACCAAATTATTGGAGATCCCCTGTAACCCCAAACAACAGAGGATCTAAGATCTCTAGTTCAAACGGCAGTTATTCTTCCAGCTCTCGTCCTCCCAAAAGATACAGTGACTTTAATACTGATTCGACGCCCTATAGTTCGGGCAATTATTATCCACACAGATTTTCAGCTTCACGGTATAGCAATAACAGTAATGACCGGTTGGGTAGAAGTTATAATCGTTGGTAG